In the Marinobacter sp. Arc7-DN-1 genome, GGGGGTACTGACATCTTCCGGAAATTCCTCGAAGACTTCATCACTGTGACGGTCTTCGATACCCAGAATTTCAAGCAAGCGAGCGGCCGAGTAGAGGCCGTCATCGAAACCGTACCAGCGTTCCCCGAAGAAGATATGGCCGCTCATTTCACCGGCCAGCAGGGCACCGGTCTCTTTCATTTTGGCTTTCATCAGCGAATGGCCGGATTTCCACATGATCGGCCGGCCGCCGGCTTCGGAAATCACACCCGCCAGCCTGCGGCTGCACTTCACGTCATAGAGCACGTCGGCACCGGGATTCCGGGACACCACATCCCGGGCAAACAGCATCATCAGGCGGTCCGGCCAGATGATCTTGCCGGAATTGGTCACCACACCGATACGGTCGCCATCACCGTCGAAGGCCAGCCCGATATCGGCCCCTTCCGATTTCACCCGGGCGATCAGATCCACCAGGTTCGCCGGCTTACCGGGATCCGGATGGTGATTCGGGAAGTCCCCGTCCACATCGCAATACAGCGGAACCACCTCGCAGCCCAGCTCTTCAATCAGAATGGGCCCGAGCTCACCGGCGATGCCGTTACCGGCATCCACCACCACCTTGAGCGGCGCGGCCACCGCGATGTCACCGACAATCCGGTCCAGGTAGGCACGACGCACATCCTCTGAGGACTGGCTGCCCTGACCGCTGGCGAAGTCGCCGGTCTGAATACGCTGATACAGTTTTTGTATCGCCTCACCAGACAGGGCTTCCCCGCCCAGCATGATTTTCAGGCCATTGTAGTTAGCCGGATTGTGGCTTCCTGTCACCATCACGCCCGAGCCGGTCTGAAGCTCATGAGTGGCAAAATAGAGCACCGGAGTAGGCACGGCACCCACGTGAATCACGTCGCAGCCAGCCGCCATGACGCCCCGGGCAAGCGCATCGGCAAGATCCGGGCTTGAATGGCGGCCGTCGTAACCGATACACAAGCTACCGACGCCACGCTCCCGGGCTTGCGAACCAATGGCACGGCCAATGACCTGGACAATATCCGCCGTCAGCGTGTCACCGACAATGCCCCGTATGTCGTAGGCACGGAAAATATCCCGGGAAATGTCCACCTGCGGCAGAGCCACCTCCTCAACTTCGGGGGTGTCGTCAGAGCCAAAGGCGGTATCGTCGCCGCTGCCAAAGCCCAGAACATCCTCATCGCCGTCCAGCATATCGATATCCGGCATATCTTTGTCCTGAAACAACGGCTCGTCGGCACTGTGCGATGCTCCGGAGCCCGATTTTCCAGCTTTGGCGGGCTTGGGCTTCGCGGCTTCGCCGGCCTTTCCGACCCGTTTGTCGACAACCTGGGACAGCCGATAAAGCACTTCACCCGTGGACGCCACCATGTCCCAGCGAAATGCCGGGAGCTTGACCCGCTCACCGCCAAACACCTTGTGGGCCCACTGAATCAGGGCCGTCACATCCTGACGCAGACCCTTCTGGGCACCACCGAGCAGCACCCAGACAATTATGGCCGCAAGCAACACGGGGACACCCACGAGCGTTACGATCATCACGCTGCTGACCGGAGCCGCCGGCGCTTTCGCCGGAGTGTAGGCCACCGTCCAGTCCGGGTTAATAAGCGTACGGGATTCGCTATTGCCGGACCCACTGCCGTTACTGACCAGCGTGCGGGATGCCCCGGACACTGTCTGAATCAGGGCCAACTTGCCACCGAGATCTGAGTTGACCACCGTCAGCAACGGCTGAATCTGGCCGATGTCGAAGATCATCAGAAGGCTTCCGACAATGGCACTGCTCCTGGGGTTACGAACCGGTGTCGCCATCTGAACAAACCACCGGTTATCCCGGGGGAACGCATCCGGATACAACCTCTGGCCTGTCTCGGCTCGCCGGGCAAGTTCCAGGCCCGAAAAGCCCAGCAACCCGTCACCGTTTGCGGTACGGGGAACCATGCGATAGGGAAACAGATGTACGGCTTCGATTCCGGGCAGGGAATCCGCCAACGCCACTTCGGTTTCGGCAATTTCGTTTCTGCCAATGACAGCCTGGATCACATGCGGTTGCGTGGCGAGGCCATTAACGCTCTTTTGTAACTGATCGAAGTATTGATTCAGGCGCAGGGCTGCCCCGTCGGCTTCCAGCGTCTTCAGCGAGGTAAAGCGATCCGTGGCAGAGGGCTGGACCACCAGAAAATGAACCAATGCCGCCGCGATCACACCCGCCAGAACCACGATAACTGATTGCGTCACCGCCACCGAACTGAGCCGCTTGAGTTTCGGCCCCGCAGCCTTGCCTTTCTCCTTTTTCTCCGTTTTTCTTGCCGGCTTTTCATCAACGGACGCGTCGGTAGCCTTCTTCTTACCCAGCTTCATAGTCCATCCTGCAATTATGATTTTTTCGTCCTGGACAGGGCATTATCCGCAAAGTATAGACGCCGGCGCCTGACTCTGCGTGGCCGGCCTCCCTGTCACCGCGTACCGGTGGAACCAAAACCGCCCTCACCCCGCACACTTTCATCAAATTCGGTGACCACCTCAAAATCCGCCTGAACCACTGGCACGAGCACCAGTTGCGCCAGACGCTCGCCCACGTCCACGGTGAAACAACTGTGCCCACGATTCCAGCAGGAGACCATCAACTCGCCCTGGTAATCCGAGTCAATCAGCCCTACCAGGTTGCCCAGAACAATACCGTGCTTGTGGCCAAGACCGCTTCGCGGCAGGATCATTGCCGCCAGGGACGGATCGGCGATATGAATGGACAGCCCCGTTCCTATCAGTTGCGTATCCCCGGGCTCCAGAGTCAGCGGTTTATCAAGACAGGCACGCAGATCAAGGCCTGCAGAGCCTGCGGTTGCATACTCTGGAAAGGGAATCTGGTTGCCGATGCGATCGTCCAGAATGCGTACCTGAAGATTTTTCCTGCTCATGAAGGATCCTGTTGGTTAAGATGGTCGCCAATCATCGCCACCAGACGCCGGGCAATGTTCGTTTTGCTGTCCGGCCCGATCGACTCATGACCGTCGGGCCAGAACACGGTGACCGCATTATTCTCACTGTTGAACCCCAGGCCGGGGGCCGCCACATCATTGGCCACGATCATATTGAGCTTTTTGCGTTGCATTTTATCGGTGGCGTAGCGTTCCACATCGGTTGTTTCCGCGGCAAAGCCCACGGTAAACGGCGCATCGGTACGCCCGGCAATCGTCGCCAGGGTATCGGGATTGCGCACCAGCGAGAGCGACATGGTGTCACTGGATTTCTTGATCTTGTCACCGGCGCACTTTTCCGGCCGGTAGTCGGCCACCGCCGCGGTGGCAATGAACAGGTCACACCCCTCATCCACCGCCCCGGAGGCTTCCCGCAACATATCCTCTGCCGTTAACACACGGCGCACCTCAACTCCGGCAGGTGCCGGAAGGGTGACCGGACCGCTGACCAGGACCACATGGGCACCCGCCGCGCGGGCCGCGTTGGCCAGGGCATAGCCCATTTTCCCGGAACTGTGGTTACTGATGTACCGGACCGGATCAATGGGTTCGCGAGTGGGGCCTGCAGTGATTACCACCCGCTTGCCGGTCAGTGCCGTGCCGTTACCGGCATCCAAAAAACCAAGGATAGCCTCCGGCTCCAGCATCCGCCCGGGGCCGGTATCGCCACAGGCTTGTTCCCCCTGGTCTGGCCCCCACAATGCAACCTGCGGATCCTCCTCGAGCAACCGGACATTTCTCTGGGTACGCGTATTGCTCCACATGGCCTGATTCATGGCCGGCACCACCGCGATGGGGGCCTCGGTTGCGCAACACACGGTGGTGAGCAGGTCATCTGCCATACCCTGGGCAAACCGGGCAATGAAATCCGCGGACGCCGGGGCGATGATCACCTGATCGGCCCATTTGGCCAGCTCAATATGGCCCATGCCCGCTTCTGCCTCTGGATCCAGCAGGGAGGTGCGCACCGGCTCGCCACTGAGCGCCTGGAACGTTAGCGGTGTTACAAAGGCTTCCGCGCCGCGGGTCATCACCACCCTGACCTCATGGCCCGCTTTCCTGAACAGGCGCACCAGTTCGGCACTCTTGTAGGCGGCAATACCACCGGTCACTCCCAGAAGGATTCGTCTGGCGGCCATAGAGGCTCCGTTTCCACATAAAAAGAAAGGCTTACTAAGATAGCATGCTCCGGCGGCACCGACAGCCCACAGACAATGAACATACGTTTACCGATTGTTACTTTTTAAAGTAACCTTTGTAACCCTGAGACCGCCGTCTCGGTGCAGGAAGCACTCGATCACAAAACCCAACGCAAGGAAGCCCCTATGACAGATCCCGCCTGGCCCACGGACGAACGCCCGAGGGAACGTCTGCTCGCCCATGGCGCGCAAACCCTCTCCGACGCCGAACTGCTCGCTATTTTTTTGCGCACCGGGACCACCGGCATGCCGGTTATGGCGCTGGCCCGCCACCTTGTTGATGAATTCTCCGGGCTTCGGGGCCTGTTGGCCGCATCCCGCCGCCAGTTCTGTGAGGTAAAAGGCCTGGGAACCGCCAAATACGCCCAGGTTCAGGCTGCCATGGAAATGGCCCGCCGGGTCATGGACGAGCCACTTCGCCAGGGGGACCCCCTGCGCTCACCGGAAGACACCCGCCGGTTCCTGACCAGTCGCCTGGGCACCTACCCGCACGAGGTATTTGCCGGTCTGTTCCTGGATAACCGGCACCGGGTCATCCAATACCGGGAACTGTTCCGGGGCACTATCGACGGCGCTGCCGTGTATCCCAGAGAGGTGGTGCGACAGGCCCTGGAGGACAACGCAGCGGCGGTTATTTTCGCACACAACCATCCATCCGGCGTAGCAGAGCCCAGCCAGGCTGACATTTCTCTGACCCGTCGCCTGAAGGAGGCCCTCGGCCTGGTGGATATCAGGGTTCTTGACCATATGGTTGTTGGCCACGGTGAGGTAATATCACTGGCTGAACGGGGGCTGATGTAAGAACAGTGAGCGCGAATACCGGAAAACCGGCCAAATTCCCAACAATTTTTTGCGTTGGGGGGTCAGTTCTGGTATAAAAGCGTCCCTTTCTGGCGGCGTCTGGCGAGCAGCGTTCAGTTTAGAGGCGCGAATGGGAGCGTAACGGCTCCTTAGCAACCAGAGACGCATTTAAAACGAATTCGTATTTTTGAGACCATTGCTCAGGTCGGAGGCAAGTATGTCCAGAGTTTGTCAGGTTACCGGTAAGCGTCCGCTGTCCGGTAACAACGTTTCCCACGCGATGAACCACACTCGTCGTCGTTTTCTGCCGAATCTGCAGAACCATCGTTTCTGGGTTGAGTCCGAGAAGCGCTTCGTGAAGCTGCGCGTATCCACCAAGGGCATGCGCATCATCGACAAAAAAGGCATTGACGCTGTGCTGGCCGATCTTCGCGCCCGCGGCGAGAAATTTTAAGGAGCCGCATCATGCGCGAGAAAATCAAGCTGGTATCTTCAGCAGGCACTGGTCACTTCTACACGACCAAGAAGAACAAGCGTAACACGCCGGAAAAAATCGAGATCAAAAAGTACGATCCGGTTGTCCGTAAGCACGTTGCGTACAAGGAAGCCAAGATCAAGTAACTCCTGATCCGGCATCCAGAAAAGCCCGGCCAATGTGCCGGGCTTTTTTTGTGAACCAACCCCGCTCAGAACTTCTTCAGGTAACCCTCGGGTAACGCCACGTCCATGGCGATAGGCAGGTGATCCGACATCGGATAGCTCACCACCTCCGAGCGCCGGATTTCCAGGGACGGGCTCACCAGAATGTGATCCAGGGCCTTCTCGGGTCGCCAACTGGGAAAACTGTGGGCGGTATCCGGCAGAGGCACCAGATTGGTCTCTTTCAGAGGCGTCTGGGTCAGCAACTGTTCAGCGTGGGCGTTCATGTCCCCCATCAGAACCACATGCTGGTAGTCCGCAATCAGCTCCCGGATATAACCCAGTTGTCGCTGCTGGGCTGCCTTACTCAGGGAAAGGTGCATTAACACCAGTACCAGCGGGTCATGTTCGGTTCCATAGCGGGCAATGATGGCCCCACGGCCGGGAATCAGCCCCGGCAGCCTGTGCTCGGTCACATCCAGCGGCCGGTATCGGCTTAGCAGACCATTACTGTGCTGGGCGATCTGGCCGAGATTGCGGTTCAGTTGCTGGTACCAGTAGGGAATGCCCGCGGCCTCTGCCAGATACTGCACCTGATTGATGTAGCCACTGCGCAAACTGCCACCGTCGCATTCCTGCAAGGCGACCACATCGTAGTTGCACAACAGCGACGCAATGTGATCCAGGTTCCCGATACGGTTGCGGTGAGGCAGGAAGTGCTGCCAGCTCCGTGTGAGGTAATGGCGATAAGAGGAGGTATTGATACCCACCTGAATATTGAACGTCAGCAGGCGAATGTGTCGGTGTGGTTCGAATTCCGGCACATGTTCGGTTCCGGAGCAGGCACCCCTGGGGCCGCCGGCCCGCCCCAGAATGCCATTCAACTGCTTTCGGATATGCTTGTACATAATGGCGGTCTCAACCGGCCAGCTGTTCCCGGTATTCGGGCTTCAGTCTCAACTCTCAATAATGAGACACCTATTCGGCGTTGTCGTGCTCTTTGGCAACAAGGTAGTCCAGCACTTCCAGAACAGCTTCATGGCTGCCAGCCATGGACGCAGTGACCCTGTACTTGCCATTTACCAGCATAGTCGGTGTTCCGGTAACCCGCGCACCACGGATTTTGGCCTGGGCCTTCTGCATCAGCGCATTCACGCCAAAGCTTTTGTAATTGGCAAGAAACTCGTCCCGATCCACACCGTACCCTGCGACAAAATCAGCCAGGGCTTCCGGGGTATTCAGCGGACGGCGCTCGCCGGCGAGGGCATCAAACAGGGCATCGTGCACCTTGTCCAGCTCCCCCATGGCCTGCAGGGCATAAAACGCATAGGCGTGGGGTTCCCAGTTCCGTCCGAGGGCGGCCGGAATTTTGACAAAATTGACGTATTCCGGTGCATTGGCCTCCCAGTTCTCAATCAGCGGCTTGAAGTTGTAGCAGTGCGGACAGCCGTACCAGAACACCTCCGCCACCTCGACCCCTGACTGACTGTTTGTAGCCACAGGCGTATCCAGGCGCTCGTAATGCGTACCCTCCTTCCACTCTGCGGCACTGGCGAGGCCAGGGACAGACATAGCCAATAGCAGCAGGAAAACCGCTCTGAAAGATCGAAACATGGGGAATCTCCGGTTATTTGAATGTCGCCAATAAAAGAATTATGACCCAGCGAACCTGATAAGTTCCACACGCTCGCGGTTACGAAATCGAAAGGGACAAAAAACCCCGCACGAGGCGGGGTTTTTTGTCGCAAACCCAACAGATCAGTTAAGACCGGAAATGTAGCTGGAGACCGCTTCGATTTCAGCATCAGTCAGCTTTGACGCTACATCCATCATAATGGCCGCATTGGCACCGGTGCTGCGGGCACCTTCACGGTAGGCCTTGAGCTGCTTCGTCACGTACTCAGCGTTCTGGCCACCCAGAGCCGGATAACCGGCCGGCTCGTTGCCGTTGCCCCGAGGATTATGACAACCGGCACAGGCCGGCACACCCGTGGCCATGTTACCGCCGCGGTATAGTGCCGCCCCCTTGTCAGCCAGCTCGGGGTCCGCCTGGCTGACAACCATGTCCTGTTCGTTAAAGTACGCCGCCAGGTCCTGCAGATCCTGATCGGACATGCTGCCCAGCAGACCGGTCATCTCAGGAATGACCCTCTCGCCTTCCTTGATAGCCACCAACTGGTTATACAGGTACTTTTCGCCCAGACCAGACAGCTTAGGGTAAACGCCCATTACCGGCTTGGCACCGCCCTGGCCATGACAGCCAGCACATACCGCTGCGTTTTGTTCGCCTGCCTGAGAATCTCCTGCCCCGTGCGCCATCGCTACGAGGCCAACGCCAAGAACAACTCCTGCGATCAGTTTTTTCATGCCCGCTCCGCTTCTCTCATCTTTTTAAGGGTATTCTTCGCTATGCAGCCAGCAGGCGCTGAGCACTCAGGCTCAAAACCGGGGCTGCCAGCGGTCACGCACAGCGCGCCGCCCGGAATTGGTGTAGCATTATACATTAATCCCTGATAACTGAAATGCAAAGGAAAGCCAACCACTGTGGACCCTGATCTGACTCAAAAAACCGTCTCTTTTAACAGCGCCCGTTTCCTGGTCAGCGCCTCCCGTCTGGATGAGTGCCCACCGGATATCGGTGCGGAAGTCGCCTTCGCCGGCCGTTCCAACGCCGGCAAATCCAGCGCACTCAACGCCATTACAGTAAACGGCAAACTGGCGAGAACCAGCAAAACCCCTGGCCGCACCCGCCTGATCAACTTCTTCTCCCTCAACCGGGAGCAGTGCCGCCTGGTGGACCTGCCCGGGTATGGTTATGCCAAGGTCTCCAGAGACATGAAGGATGACTGGCAACAGCATCTGGGGCACTACCTGAACGACCGTCGCTGCCTGCGTGGGCTGGTTTTGGTGATGGACATCCGCCACCCGCTGACCGATTTTGACCAAATGATGGTGGAATGGTGCGAGCATAACAACCTTCCGCTGATGATTCTGGCCACCAAGGCCGACAAACTGAAGTTTGGCCAGGCCAAAACCAGCATGATGGGCATCGCCAAAAAGCTTTCAGGGTTTCAGTGTGTGGAACACCTGATCATGTTCTCGGCAACCTCAAAACGAGGCGTCGACGAATGCCAGGAGGCACTGACTGACTGGCTGGAAGATAATGGCACCGATGATGATGTAACGGCCTGAAACAGGACATAAAAAAACCGGCCTGCCAGAAAGCAGACCGGTGAAACGTCAGGGTTTGCGACGTGCTAAAACCTGAGATCGCACTCAGGAGACGCAAGGAATGTCCGAATTCCCAACGTCTTTTTCTTTGAGTATGGTATTCGACGAAAGTTCCAGGCCAGATCATTTTTTGACCAGACCTCCGGGTTTCACTTACACAGTGCCTCGTCCACACCCAGATCATCCCTGTCGTGAAGTGCCGGCCGGTATTTCTCCCTCAGCGCCATCACCCGGTCCCGGTAGGCCGGGGTCAGGTAAGGAATCTCGAGGGTCAGCACCTGGTAGATACCCTGTTTGAGTTCAGTGAGCGTCAGGCTGGCCGACTCCTCCTCCGCATGGGCCGTTTTCAGGAATGCCATCCAGTTAGTGATCACCAGCCACACGTTCAGGGACATGGCCGACCGCAGATCTTCTTCCTGAGGCTCAATGATTCCGGCCTCTGCCAGCTTTTCGAAGATCCGACTGATCGACACCAGACATCGATTGGTAAACTCCCGGTAGTCCTTTCGCAGGCGCTGATCGCTATCCAGCAAGTACTCCAGGTCCCGGTGAAAAAACCGGTAACTCCAGAGGCCGTCGAAAACCGACTCCAGGTAGAAAGTCATATCCTCGAGCGTCATGGCCCGGTCTTCCGGAATATCCAGATAGAAATCCACCAGCTTTTCGTATTCCAGGAAGATCTCGTAAATGATGTCCGACTTGTTGCGGAAGTGGTAATAAAGGTTGCCCGGCGAAATAGCCAGGTGCGCAGCAATATGGTTGGTGGTGATATTGCGCTCACCTCGCTCGTTGAACAGCTCCAGGCTGGAGAGCAGTATCTTGTCTCTTGTCTTCATAGGCCCGTCGGCGTTTGTTGTTGTGCAGCTCACAGATGGCCCGATTCGCCACCTGCCTTCGCTTGACTCACTAGAGTATATACTCTAATAATAGCTCCAGACGCAAATCGCACAATTTTTCGCCAATCGTGCAATGCCAGGAATAACCGGCTGCCGACTGATTCAGGGCGGCACCACAGAGGAGAGATCATCATGGGAGCCACTGTCGTTCAGCTCACCGAGAGCAAGAAACAGATCCAGCACACCCACCGGGTGTTCGAGGAGCAGAAAAAGGCGTTCCGCAACAATCCCATGCCTTCCCTGACCGAACGTCAGGAGAACCTGAAACGCCTCAAGCGGGTACTGCTGAGCAACCAGGACCGTTTGTTGGACGCCATCGACCGCGACTTCAGCTGCCGCTCAAAGGACGAATCACTCATCGCCGAGGTCATGCCCTCCATTCAGGGCATCAATTACACCCTGAAGCACCTCAGTGGCTGGATGAAACCCTCCAAACGACACGTATCCGTGCTGTTCCAACCGGCCAGCAACAAGGTTCACTACCAGCCAAAAGGGGTTGTCGGTGTGATCGTGCCCTGGAACTATCCACTGTATCTGGCTGTGGGGCCTCTGGTCGCTTCCCTGGCAGCGGGCAATCGCACCATGATCAAGATGTCGGAATACACGCCGCACACCTCGGCGCTGTTCAGGGAGCTGATTGAGGCCAGCCTCCCCGGGGACCTGGTTTCGGTTATCAATGGCGAGGCGGATGTGGCGGCGGACTTCTCGTCGCGTCCGTTTGATCACCTGCTGTTTACCGGCTCCACCACCGTGGGCAAGCTGGTCATGCGGGCGGCTGCGGAAAATCTGACCCCGGTCACCCTGGAGCTGGGTGGCAAATCGCCGGCTGTGGTGTCACCGGATGTGCCGATGGAAGATGCCGCCCAGCGCATTGCTTTCGGCAAGGCGTTCAACGCAGGGCAGACCTGCGTGGCGCCGGATTACGTGCTCTGCCCGGCAGACCGGGTTCAGGCCTTTGTCGATGAATTCCGGGCCCGCTTCTCGGAAATGTATCCGAGCCTGCGGGACAACGATGATTACACGGCCATCATCAATGAACGCCAGTACGATCGGCTGCAGGGCTACCTGGATGATGCCCGGGAAAAGGGTGCCGAGCTGTTGGAGGTCAATCCGGCCCGGGAAAACATGAAGGACGGTACCCGCAAGATTCCGCTGACGCTGGCTCTGAAAACCACGCCGGACATGAAACTAATGCAGGATGAGATTTTCGGCCCGATTCTGCCGGTGGTCAGTTACGGCAGCCTGGATGAAGCCATCCATTACATCAATGACCGGCCGCGGCCGCTGGCGCTGTATTTCTTCGGCTATGACAAGACCGAGCAGCAGCATGTTGTGGATAACACCCACTCGGGCGGCATGTGCATCAACGATTCGCTGATGCATGTGGCTCAGGATGATCTGCCGTTTGGTGGCGTCGGGGATTCCGGGATGGGCCATTACCATGGCCGCGAAGGCTTCCTGACCTTCTCCCATCACCGGGCCATTTTCACCAAGCAGAAGTTCAACAGCGGCAAGTTTGTTTATGCGCCCCATGGCACGGCGACACACAAGATGGTTTATAAGTTGTTTATCCGCTAAAACCTTAGTCTGCGTTCCTCGGGGCCGGCCGGCCGCTTGAGTGCGGTCGGCACCCTGGACAACAACGCCCGGCTGTTCCACAGCCTGAGGGCCGACAA is a window encoding:
- the dut gene encoding dUTP diphosphatase; this encodes MSRKNLQVRILDDRIGNQIPFPEYATAGSAGLDLRACLDKPLTLEPGDTQLIGTGLSIHIADPSLAAMILPRSGLGHKHGIVLGNLVGLIDSDYQGELMVSCWNRGHSCFTVDVGERLAQLVLVPVVQADFEVVTEFDESVRGEGGFGSTGTR
- the coaBC gene encoding bifunctional phosphopantothenoylcysteine decarboxylase/phosphopantothenate--cysteine ligase CoaBC; the protein is MAARRILLGVTGGIAAYKSAELVRLFRKAGHEVRVVMTRGAEAFVTPLTFQALSGEPVRTSLLDPEAEAGMGHIELAKWADQVIIAPASADFIARFAQGMADDLLTTVCCATEAPIAVVPAMNQAMWSNTRTQRNVRLLEEDPQVALWGPDQGEQACGDTGPGRMLEPEAILGFLDAGNGTALTGKRVVITAGPTREPIDPVRYISNHSSGKMGYALANAARAAGAHVVLVSGPVTLPAPAGVEVRRVLTAEDMLREASGAVDEGCDLFIATAAVADYRPEKCAGDKIKKSSDTMSLSLVRNPDTLATIAGRTDAPFTVGFAAETTDVERYATDKMQRKKLNMIVANDVAAPGLGFNSENNAVTVFWPDGHESIGPDSKTNIARRLVAMIGDHLNQQDPS
- a CDS encoding TetR/AcrR family transcriptional regulator translates to MKTRDKILLSSLELFNERGERNITTNHIAAHLAISPGNLYYHFRNKSDIIYEIFLEYEKLVDFYLDIPEDRAMTLEDMTFYLESVFDGLWSYRFFHRDLEYLLDSDQRLRKDYREFTNRCLVSISRIFEKLAEAGIIEPQEEDLRSAMSLNVWLVITNWMAFLKTAHAEEESASLTLTELKQGIYQVLTLEIPYLTPAYRDRVMALREKYRPALHDRDDLGVDEALCK
- the rpmG gene encoding 50S ribosomal protein L33 — its product is MREKIKLVSSAGTGHFYTTKKNKRNTPEKIEIKKYDPVVRKHVAYKEAKIK
- a CDS encoding phosphomannomutase/phosphoglucomutase → MKLGKKKATDASVDEKPARKTEKKEKGKAAGPKLKRLSSVAVTQSVIVVLAGVIAAALVHFLVVQPSATDRFTSLKTLEADGAALRLNQYFDQLQKSVNGLATQPHVIQAVIGRNEIAETEVALADSLPGIEAVHLFPYRMVPRTANGDGLLGFSGLELARRAETGQRLYPDAFPRDNRWFVQMATPVRNPRSSAIVGSLLMIFDIGQIQPLLTVVNSDLGGKLALIQTVSGASRTLVSNGSGSGNSESRTLINPDWTVAYTPAKAPAAPVSSVMIVTLVGVPVLLAAIIVWVLLGGAQKGLRQDVTALIQWAHKVFGGERVKLPAFRWDMVASTGEVLYRLSQVVDKRVGKAGEAAKPKPAKAGKSGSGASHSADEPLFQDKDMPDIDMLDGDEDVLGFGSGDDTAFGSDDTPEVEEVALPQVDISRDIFRAYDIRGIVGDTLTADIVQVIGRAIGSQARERGVGSLCIGYDGRHSSPDLADALARGVMAAGCDVIHVGAVPTPVLYFATHELQTGSGVMVTGSHNPANYNGLKIMLGGEALSGEAIQKLYQRIQTGDFASGQGSQSSEDVRRAYLDRIVGDIAVAAPLKVVVDAGNGIAGELGPILIEELGCEVVPLYCDVDGDFPNHHPDPGKPANLVDLIARVKSEGADIGLAFDGDGDRIGVVTNSGKIIWPDRLMMLFARDVVSRNPGADVLYDVKCSRRLAGVISEAGGRPIMWKSGHSLMKAKMKETGALLAGEMSGHIFFGERWYGFDDGLYSAARLLEILGIEDRHSDEVFEEFPEDVSTPELNVEVTESTKFEIIARLGEAGDFGDGNISTIDGIRVDYADGWGLCRASNTTPVLVLRFEAETEDALERIKAVFREQLRKAAPDLVADF
- a CDS encoding endonuclease/exonuclease/phosphatase family protein; translated protein: MYKHIRKQLNGILGRAGGPRGACSGTEHVPEFEPHRHIRLLTFNIQVGINTSSYRHYLTRSWQHFLPHRNRIGNLDHIASLLCNYDVVALQECDGGSLRSGYINQVQYLAEAAGIPYWYQQLNRNLGQIAQHSNGLLSRYRPLDVTEHRLPGLIPGRGAIIARYGTEHDPLVLVLMHLSLSKAAQQRQLGYIRELIADYQHVVLMGDMNAHAEQLLTQTPLKETNLVPLPDTAHSFPSWRPEKALDHILVSPSLEIRRSEVVSYPMSDHLPIAMDVALPEGYLKKF
- a CDS encoding c-type cytochrome, producing MKKLIAGVVLGVGLVAMAHGAGDSQAGEQNAAVCAGCHGQGGAKPVMGVYPKLSGLGEKYLYNQLVAIKEGERVIPEMTGLLGSMSDQDLQDLAAYFNEQDMVVSQADPELADKGAALYRGGNMATGVPACAGCHNPRGNGNEPAGYPALGGQNAEYVTKQLKAYREGARSTGANAAIMMDVASKLTDAEIEAVSSYISGLN
- the yihA gene encoding ribosome biogenesis GTP-binding protein YihA/YsxC, whose amino-acid sequence is MDPDLTQKTVSFNSARFLVSASRLDECPPDIGAEVAFAGRSNAGKSSALNAITVNGKLARTSKTPGRTRLINFFSLNREQCRLVDLPGYGYAKVSRDMKDDWQQHLGHYLNDRRCLRGLVLVMDIRHPLTDFDQMMVEWCEHNNLPLMILATKADKLKFGQAKTSMMGIAKKLSGFQCVEHLIMFSATSKRGVDECQEALTDWLEDNGTDDDVTA
- the rpmB gene encoding 50S ribosomal protein L28, which gives rise to MSRVCQVTGKRPLSGNNVSHAMNHTRRRFLPNLQNHRFWVESEKRFVKLRVSTKGMRIIDKKGIDAVLADLRARGEKF
- a CDS encoding coniferyl aldehyde dehydrogenase, which produces MGATVVQLTESKKQIQHTHRVFEEQKKAFRNNPMPSLTERQENLKRLKRVLLSNQDRLLDAIDRDFSCRSKDESLIAEVMPSIQGINYTLKHLSGWMKPSKRHVSVLFQPASNKVHYQPKGVVGVIVPWNYPLYLAVGPLVASLAAGNRTMIKMSEYTPHTSALFRELIEASLPGDLVSVINGEADVAADFSSRPFDHLLFTGSTTVGKLVMRAAAENLTPVTLELGGKSPAVVSPDVPMEDAAQRIAFGKAFNAGQTCVAPDYVLCPADRVQAFVDEFRARFSEMYPSLRDNDDYTAIINERQYDRLQGYLDDAREKGAELLEVNPARENMKDGTRKIPLTLALKTTPDMKLMQDEIFGPILPVVSYGSLDEAIHYINDRPRPLALYFFGYDKTEQQHVVDNTHSGGMCINDSLMHVAQDDLPFGGVGDSGMGHYHGREGFLTFSHHRAIFTKQKFNSGKFVYAPHGTATHKMVYKLFIR
- the radC gene encoding RadC family protein → MTDPAWPTDERPRERLLAHGAQTLSDAELLAIFLRTGTTGMPVMALARHLVDEFSGLRGLLAASRRQFCEVKGLGTAKYAQVQAAMEMARRVMDEPLRQGDPLRSPEDTRRFLTSRLGTYPHEVFAGLFLDNRHRVIQYRELFRGTIDGAAVYPREVVRQALEDNAAAVIFAHNHPSGVAEPSQADISLTRRLKEALGLVDIRVLDHMVVGHGEVISLAERGLM
- a CDS encoding thiol:disulfide interchange protein DsbA/DsbL — protein: MFRSFRAVFLLLLAMSVPGLASAAEWKEGTHYERLDTPVATNSQSGVEVAEVFWYGCPHCYNFKPLIENWEANAPEYVNFVKIPAALGRNWEPHAYAFYALQAMGELDKVHDALFDALAGERRPLNTPEALADFVAGYGVDRDEFLANYKSFGVNALMQKAQAKIRGARVTGTPTMLVNGKYRVTASMAGSHEAVLEVLDYLVAKEHDNAE